In Homo sapiens chromosome 11, GRCh38.p14 Primary Assembly, one DNA window encodes the following:
- the SCGB2A1 gene encoding mammaglobin-B precursor translates to MKLLMVLMLAALLLHCYADSGCKLLEDMVEKTINSDISIPEYKELLQEFIDSDAAAEAMGKFKQCFLNQSHRTLKNFGLMMHTVYDSIWCNMKSN, encoded by the exons ATGAAGCTGCTGATGGTCCTCATGCTGGCGGCCCTCCTCCTGCACTGCTATGCAG attctgGCTGCAAACTCCTGGAGGACATGGTTGAAAAGACCATCAATTCCGACATATCTATACCTGAATACAAAGAGCTTCTTCAAGAGTTCATAGACAGTGATGCCGCTGCAGAGGCTATGGGGAAATTCAAGCAGTGTTTCCTCAACCAGTCACATAGAACTCTGAAAAACTTTGGACTGATGATG CATACAGTGTACGACAGCATTTGGTGTAATATGAAGAGTAATTAA